A window of the Buchnera aphidicola (Tetraneura ulmi) genome harbors these coding sequences:
- the ilvC gene encoding ketol-acid reductoisomerase: protein MKNYFNTLNFRNKLIELQKCRFIDKKEFLNGCNYLKGKKIVIIGAGSQGLNQGLNLRDSGLDVSFALKKKSIENKNNSWEKATKFGFLVDCYQNLIPNADVVINLTPDKQHSNVIKNIQSLMKKGSCLGYSHGFNIIEMGEKIRSDITVIMVAPKCPGTEVREEYKRGFGVPTLIAVHSENNIKKNGEEIAKAWAYALGSHRAGVLISSFSAEVKSDLMGEQTILCGMLQSGSLVCFDYLVEQGHDPSYACQLVQYGWQAITESLKFGGITLMLDRTTNSSKIRICELSKKIKKFFKPLFRDHMDKIIEGSFSKKMIKDWNNKDKYLLLSREKTKNSNFENAKSYRGTISESNYFENCTFMLALVKAGVELSFEIMVETGILSESAYYESLHELPLIANTIARKRLYEMNLVISDTAEYGNYLFSEKAIPILKKITKELKYGDLGNSVLDIEIDNFNLHKINNEISQHPVEIIGKKLRKHMIEMKSIYEEIK from the coding sequence ATGAAAAATTATTTCAATACTTTAAATTTTAGAAATAAATTAATAGAATTACAAAAATGTCGTTTTATTGATAAAAAAGAATTTTTAAATGGTTGTAATTATCTAAAAGGAAAAAAAATTGTTATTATAGGAGCTGGTTCTCAGGGTTTAAACCAAGGTTTAAATTTGAGAGATTCTGGATTAGATGTTTCTTTTGCACTTAAAAAAAAATCAATTGAAAATAAAAATAATTCTTGGGAAAAAGCTACAAAATTTGGTTTTTTAGTAGATTGTTATCAAAATCTTATACCAAACGCTGATGTAGTTATTAATTTAACCCCGGATAAACAACATTCAAATGTTATTAAAAATATACAGAGTTTAATGAAAAAAGGATCGTGTTTGGGTTACTCTCATGGATTTAATATCATAGAAATGGGTGAAAAAATTCGTTCAGACATTACTGTAATTATGGTAGCTCCAAAATGTCCTGGAACAGAAGTAAGAGAAGAATACAAAAGAGGTTTTGGAGTACCTACGTTAATAGCTGTACATAGTGAAAATAATATTAAGAAAAACGGGGAAGAAATAGCAAAAGCATGGGCTTATGCTTTAGGAAGTCATAGAGCTGGAGTATTGATTTCCTCTTTCTCAGCTGAAGTTAAATCAGATTTAATGGGAGAACAAACAATTTTATGTGGAATGTTACAATCGGGAAGTTTAGTATGTTTTGATTATTTAGTTGAACAAGGACACGATCCTTCTTATGCATGTCAATTAGTTCAATATGGATGGCAAGCTATCACTGAATCTTTAAAGTTTGGTGGTATTACTTTGATGTTGGATCGTACTACAAATTCTTCAAAAATTAGAATATGTGAATTATCTAAAAAAATAAAAAAATTTTTCAAACCCTTGTTTAGAGATCATATGGATAAAATAATTGAAGGATCTTTTTCTAAAAAAATGATAAAAGATTGGAATAATAAAGATAAATATTTACTCTTATCAAGAGAAAAAACAAAAAATTCTAATTTTGAAAATGCTAAATCTTATCGGGGTACTATATCAGAATCGAATTATTTTGAAAATTGTACTTTTATGTTAGCCCTTGTTAAGGCAGGTGTAGAATTATCTTTTGAAATAATGGTAGAAACAGGAATTCTTTCAGAATCAGCTTATTATGAATCTTTGCATGAACTACCATTAATTGCAAATACAATTGCAAGAAAAAGATTATATGAAATGAATTTAGTTATATCTGATACTGCAGAGTATGGAAATTATCTTTTTAGTGAAAAAGCAATTCCAATTTTAAAAAAAATTACAAAAGAATTGAAATATGGAGATTTAGGAAATAGTGTTCTAGATATTGAAATAGATAATTTTAATTTACATAAAATAAATAATGAAATATCTCAACATCCTGTTGAAATTATTGGAAAAAAATTAAGAAAACATATGATTGAAATGAAATCTATATATGAAGAAATAAAATAA
- the ilvD gene encoding dihydroxy-acid dehydratase, with product MPRYRSFTTTHGKNMTGARALWKATGMKDSDFTKPIIAVVNSFTEFVPGHIHLKKLGSLVSNEIKICGGVAKEFNTIAIDDGIAMGHSGMMYSLPSRELIADSVEYMINAHCVDAMVCISNCDKITPGMLMASLRLNIPTVFVSGGPMEAGLQKNKSKKINLVDAIEISANYTANDNDISEMEDSACPTCGSCSGLFTANSMNCLTEVMGLSLPGNGTLLATHENRKKLFLQAGQIIVQLTKSWYKENNSKVLPRNIACKSSFENAMKVDIAMGGSTNTVLHLLAAAKEGKIDFNFSDIDHLSKKIPHICKIAPSSKKFHMEDMHRAGGVIRILGELNKENLIDTSVKNILGMTLKETLKIYDISQTKNKNVIDMFLSGPGGYRTIIPFSQKFKWKSLDNDVKKGCIRSVKNSYSKEGGLAILFGNIAKNGCIVKTAAIKKNNYFFIGKSKVYDSQEDAVYAILNHKIKFGDVIVIRYEGPKGGPGMQEMLYPTTYLKSMKLDQYCALITDGRFSGGTSGISIGHVSPEAADGGEIALIRDGDLIKIDIPNRILNLEISKKEFLDRKKQEDSKKNNSYFPNRKKRIISNSLKIYSSLVTSADNGAVRDVKKLNKFLENF from the coding sequence ATGCCAAGATATAGATCTTTTACTACTACACATGGAAAAAATATGACTGGAGCGAGGGCATTATGGAAAGCCACAGGGATGAAAGATTCAGATTTTACAAAACCAATTATAGCTGTTGTAAATTCTTTTACTGAATTTGTCCCTGGTCACATTCATTTAAAAAAACTAGGTTCATTAGTATCGAATGAAATAAAAATTTGCGGAGGTGTTGCTAAAGAATTTAATACAATAGCTATTGATGATGGAATTGCTATGGGTCATTCAGGTATGATGTATTCACTACCATCTAGAGAGTTAATTGCAGATTCAGTAGAATACATGATTAATGCACACTGTGTAGATGCTATGGTTTGTATATCGAATTGTGATAAAATTACTCCTGGAATGTTAATGGCTTCATTACGATTGAATATTCCAACTGTATTTGTTTCCGGTGGTCCTATGGAAGCTGGATTACAAAAAAATAAATCAAAAAAAATCAATTTAGTTGATGCAATTGAAATAAGTGCAAATTATACTGCAAATGACAATGATATTTCTGAAATGGAAGATTCTGCATGTCCTACTTGTGGATCTTGTTCAGGGTTGTTTACTGCTAATTCAATGAATTGTTTGACTGAAGTAATGGGATTATCATTACCTGGAAACGGAACATTATTAGCTACACATGAAAATAGAAAAAAATTATTTTTACAAGCAGGTCAAATTATTGTTCAATTAACTAAATCTTGGTACAAAGAAAATAATTCGAAAGTTTTACCTAGAAATATAGCATGCAAGTCTTCATTTGAAAATGCAATGAAAGTTGATATTGCAATGGGTGGTTCAACTAATACTGTTTTACATTTATTAGCTGCTGCAAAAGAGGGTAAAATAGATTTTAATTTTTCTGACATAGATCATTTATCTAAAAAAATTCCACACATTTGTAAAATTGCTCCTAGTAGTAAAAAATTTCATATGGAAGATATGCATAGAGCTGGAGGAGTTATTCGTATTTTAGGTGAATTAAACAAAGAAAATTTAATTGATACTTCTGTTAAAAATATTTTGGGAATGACTTTAAAAGAAACTCTAAAAATATATGATATTTCTCAAACAAAAAACAAAAATGTAATTGATATGTTTTTATCTGGTCCAGGAGGTTATAGAACGATAATTCCATTTTCTCAAAAATTTAAATGGAAATCATTAGATAATGATGTTAAAAAAGGATGTATACGTTCTGTTAAGAATTCATATAGCAAAGAAGGTGGTTTGGCAATTTTATTTGGAAATATAGCAAAAAATGGTTGTATCGTAAAAACAGCTGCTATAAAAAAGAATAATTATTTTTTTATAGGAAAGTCTAAAGTATACGACTCTCAAGAAGATGCTGTGTATGCTATATTAAATCATAAAATCAAATTTGGAGATGTAATCGTTATACGTTACGAGGGACCTAAGGGTGGTCCTGGAATGCAAGAAATGTTATATCCTACTACTTATTTAAAATCTATGAAATTAGATCAATATTGCGCTTTAATTACTGACGGAAGATTTTCAGGAGGAACATCTGGAATATCTATTGGACATGTTTCTCCAGAAGCTGCTGATGGCGGGGAAATTGCTTTAATAAGAGATGGAGATTTAATTAAAATTGACATTCCAAACAGAATTTTAAATTTAGAAATTTCAAAAAAAGAATTCTTAGATAGAAAAAAACAAGAAGATTCCAAGAAAAATAATTCATATTTTCCAAATAGGAAGAAAAGAATTATTTCTAATTCACTAAAAATTTATTCTTCATTAGTTACTAGTGCTGATAATGGAGCTGTAAGAGATGTTAAAAAATTAAACAAATTTTTAGAAAATTTTTAA
- a CDS encoding IscS subfamily cysteine desulfurase, translated as MSYKNPIYLDYAATTPMDPLIVKKMVKYLTLEGDFGNASSRSHILGWRAEESVEEARNNIAELINADSREIIFTSGATESNNLAIKGYCDFYQKKGKHIITSNTEHKSVLDTCRFLEKNNFKVTYIDPDSDGLINPKKIEEKISKETILVSIMFVNNETGIIQNIDAISNICNKKNIVLHVDATQAIGKITINLKEIKIGLMSFSGHKLYGPKGIGALYINRRSPRIRLSAQIHGGGHERGIRSGTLPVHQIVGMGEAFRFAKINFSMEYEKLTFLKNRLWDGLKNIEEVYLNGKFKNTSPHILNVSFNYVEGESLIMALKNLAVSSGSACTSTSLEPSYVLRSMGVKDELAHSSIRFSIGKFTTEEEIDYTIKSVHSAIIRLRKLSPLWEMFKSGIDLKSIKWNK; from the coding sequence TTGAGTTATAAAAATCCAATCTACTTAGATTATGCAGCAACAACACCTATGGATCCATTAATAGTAAAAAAAATGGTAAAATATTTAACTTTAGAAGGAGATTTTGGAAATGCATCATCACGTTCTCATATATTAGGATGGAGAGCCGAAGAGTCTGTTGAAGAAGCAAGAAACAATATAGCTGAATTAATCAATGCAGATTCTAGAGAAATAATATTTACTTCTGGAGCTACAGAATCTAATAATTTAGCTATTAAAGGATATTGTGATTTTTATCAAAAAAAAGGAAAACATATCATAACAAGTAATACAGAACATAAATCTGTATTAGATACTTGTAGATTTTTAGAAAAAAATAATTTTAAAGTAACATATATCGATCCTGATTCCGATGGTTTAATCAATCCTAAAAAAATAGAAGAAAAAATCTCAAAAGAAACAATTCTTGTTTCGATTATGTTTGTAAATAACGAAACAGGAATAATACAAAATATAGATGCAATATCAAATATATGTAATAAAAAAAATATTGTGTTGCATGTTGATGCAACTCAAGCTATAGGTAAAATTACTATTAATTTAAAGGAAATAAAAATTGGATTAATGTCTTTTTCAGGCCATAAATTATATGGACCTAAGGGAATTGGAGCTCTTTATATAAATCGTCGTAGTCCTAGAATACGTTTATCAGCTCAAATTCATGGAGGTGGTCATGAAAGAGGGATTCGATCTGGAACTTTACCTGTTCATCAAATTGTAGGAATGGGAGAAGCTTTCCGATTTGCAAAAATTAATTTTTCTATGGAATATGAAAAACTAACTTTTCTAAAAAATAGATTATGGGATGGTTTAAAAAACATAGAAGAAGTTTATTTAAATGGAAAATTTAAAAATACTTCTCCTCATATTTTAAATGTAAGTTTTAATTACGTAGAAGGAGAATCTTTGATTATGGCTCTAAAAAATTTAGCTGTTTCTTCTGGTTCAGCTTGTACTTCTACTAGTTTAGAACCTTCTTATGTTTTACGATCTATGGGAGTAAAAGATGAACTTGCTCATAGTTCGATTAGGTTTTCTATCGGTAAATTTACTACTGAAGAAGAAATTGATTACACAATTAAATCAGTTCATTCTGCAATTATCCGTTTGCGTAAGTTGTCTCCATTGTGGGAAATGTTTAAATCAGGAATAGATCTAAAATCAATAAAATGGAATAAATAA